One part of the Georgfuchsia toluolica genome encodes these proteins:
- a CDS encoding heparinase II/III family protein: MRMPDAIGASETDWQAASHLPAPDRMGTLRWRFNRLRCMTAAEIGHRLGDLARIQAERLLLPLARQVPAPDLSCAPTTWIHVAQDVSVAPYLAAAERLVLGKFDVFALKGIDLGSPPRWNRDPKTGVEAPLSFGMLLDYRDPQLVGDIKYLWEPNRHLHLVTLAQAFALSGEARYLNVIERHLESWFAACPPGLGPNWSSALEAALRLINWSLAWQLIGGIDSPLFQGIVGERFRLSWLGSIHRHVQFVREHFSLYSSANNHLIGEAAGLFIAAVTWPYWPHAQTWRTTAQTMLEQEARLQNAPDGVNREQAVYYQQFELDLLLLPLLAGRANGVNFSTTYRSRIEAMLEYLASIMDVGGNVPMIGDADDGVVANLAHDEKFCRYRSLLATGAVLFGRSELKTKASTLDDKTRWLLGADAAAVFRSLPVAHDRLPVRRTFPDGGYYILGRDFEGKNEIRLIADAGPLGYQSIAAHGHADALAFTLSVGGLEFLIDPGTYAYHTQGLWRAYFRGTAAHNTVRVDGCDQSEPGGNFMWLTKAKAGCRLWRSSAYQDVFEGWHDGYMRLADPVMHSRRITLDKTGRRIVIEDILRMAGTHDIELFFHCSERCRLLAVGDNYALRQGDLSILLKLPQAQGATIQLRRGSVAPIGGWVSHRFDVKQPAPTLRWMARLTGTTVLRSEIIC, translated from the coding sequence ATGCGCATGCCTGATGCCATCGGCGCAAGCGAGACTGACTGGCAAGCGGCCTCGCATCTCCCTGCCCCTGACAGGATGGGGACATTGCGGTGGCGCTTCAATCGCCTGCGCTGCATGACGGCGGCCGAGATCGGCCACCGTCTTGGAGATCTGGCAAGAATCCAGGCCGAACGCCTGCTCCTGCCATTGGCAAGACAGGTGCCTGCACCGGATCTGAGCTGCGCGCCGACGACATGGATTCACGTTGCGCAGGATGTCAGCGTGGCGCCTTACCTGGCCGCAGCCGAACGCCTGGTGCTGGGGAAGTTCGACGTATTCGCACTGAAGGGCATCGATCTGGGTTCGCCGCCGCGCTGGAATCGTGACCCCAAAACCGGCGTCGAGGCGCCGCTTTCCTTCGGCATGCTGCTTGATTACCGTGATCCGCAGCTTGTCGGCGACATCAAGTACCTGTGGGAACCCAATCGTCATTTGCATCTGGTCACCCTGGCGCAGGCCTTTGCCCTGAGCGGCGAGGCGCGCTACTTGAATGTCATTGAGCGGCACCTGGAAAGCTGGTTCGCCGCCTGTCCTCCCGGCCTGGGTCCCAACTGGTCGAGCGCGCTGGAAGCGGCACTGCGGCTCATCAATTGGTCGCTGGCCTGGCAACTCATCGGCGGCATCGATTCGCCGCTGTTCCAGGGCATTGTCGGCGAAAGGTTCCGCTTGAGCTGGCTGGGGTCGATCCACCGGCATGTGCAATTCGTGCGCGAACACTTCTCGCTGTATTCATCGGCCAACAACCATCTGATTGGCGAGGCGGCGGGACTTTTCATTGCCGCCGTGACATGGCCCTATTGGCCGCATGCGCAGACGTGGCGTACTACGGCGCAAACGATGCTGGAGCAGGAAGCCCGGTTGCAGAATGCCCCCGACGGCGTCAATCGCGAGCAGGCGGTGTACTACCAGCAATTCGAACTCGATCTGCTGTTGTTGCCGCTGCTGGCGGGACGCGCCAACGGGGTGAATTTCTCGACGACCTACAGATCGCGGATCGAAGCGATGCTTGAGTACCTCGCCTCGATCATGGACGTCGGCGGCAATGTTCCCATGATCGGCGATGCCGACGACGGGGTGGTCGCCAACCTGGCCCATGACGAAAAATTTTGTCGCTACCGTTCGCTGCTCGCCACCGGCGCGGTTTTGTTCGGACGCAGCGAGTTGAAGACCAAGGCCAGCACCCTGGACGACAAGACGCGCTGGCTGCTCGGTGCGGACGCGGCAGCGGTTTTCCGCTCCCTGCCAGTGGCGCATGACAGGTTACCGGTGCGCCGCACTTTCCCTGATGGCGGTTACTACATCCTCGGTCGCGACTTCGAAGGCAAGAACGAGATCCGCCTGATCGCCGACGCCGGACCGCTGGGTTACCAAAGCATCGCCGCCCACGGCCATGCCGACGCCCTGGCGTTCACCTTGTCGGTTGGGGGCCTGGAATTCCTGATCGATCCGGGCACCTATGCCTACCATACCCAAGGGCTTTGGCGCGCCTACTTTCGCGGCACAGCCGCCCACAACACGGTGCGCGTCGATGGCTGCGACCAGTCCGAACCAGGCGGCAACTTCATGTGGCTGACCAAGGCCAAGGCCGGCTGTCGCTTGTGGCGCAGCTCCGCGTATCAGGATGTATTCGAGGGCTGGCATGACGGCTACATGCGGCTGGCGGATCCGGTAATGCACTCCAGGCGCATCACTCTCGATAAGACGGGAAGACGTATCGTCATCGAGGATATCCTGCGCATGGCGGGAACGCATGACATCGAACTTTTCTTCCATTGCAGCGAACGTTGTCGCCTCCTTGCCGTCGGCGACAACTATGCCCTAAGGCAGGGGGACCTGTCGATACTGCTGAAGCTGCCTCAGGCGCAGGGCGCAACCATTCAGCTCCGCCGCGGCAGCGTCGCCCCGATCGGTGGCTGGGTTTCGCACCGTTTCGATGTCAAGCAGCCGGCGCCTACGTTACGATGGATGGCGCGCCTGACCGGCACCACCGTCCTGCGCAGCGAAATCATCTGCTGA
- a CDS encoding Flp family type IVb pilin, whose product MNKLIHATKNGVVNFMRDEEGAQVVEYALIIAVVSIALVIALSQIAAGSGPFSDFITRVTDCLTTSTCV is encoded by the coding sequence ATGAACAAGCTAATCCATGCAACCAAGAATGGTGTCGTCAATTTCATGCGTGACGAAGAAGGCGCGCAAGTCGTGGAATACGCGCTGATCATCGCCGTGGTGTCCATTGCACTCGTGATCGCTCTTTCCCAGATCGCGGCTGGCAGTGGCCCATTCTCGGATTTCATCACCCGCGTTACGGACTGCCTGACCACGTCGACCTGCGTCTAA
- the cpaB gene encoding Flp pilus assembly protein CpaB → MKNARAIGMLIVSIVLGLTATALAVGWVSQKGITSNKVVVAAMDIELGSKLNPQMLSTVDWPSGSSPQGTFADLKDLQDRVVKTSIQRGEAILSAKLAPLGTQGGLSAVIADGKRAMTVRVNDVVGVAGFALPGNYVDVMVNAQLDKEGRTGEGKQISKTVLEHVLVLAVAQEAGRDDTKPKVVNAVTLELTLEDAERLDLARNVGTLSLVLRNQVDKLPVTTAGVTKKQLFGDNEEPIAKVADRKPVVKVVQRRPMSVAYTPTRACVEVIQNNTRALNCF, encoded by the coding sequence ATGAAGAATGCAAGAGCAATAGGGATGCTGATTGTTTCCATCGTCCTGGGTTTGACGGCTACGGCATTGGCCGTCGGTTGGGTTTCGCAGAAGGGCATCACCTCCAACAAGGTCGTGGTGGCGGCAATGGATATCGAGTTGGGCAGCAAACTCAATCCACAAATGCTCAGCACGGTGGATTGGCCGAGTGGTTCATCGCCACAGGGCACGTTTGCCGATCTCAAGGACCTGCAGGACCGCGTTGTGAAAACCTCCATCCAGCGCGGCGAGGCGATTCTCAGCGCCAAGCTGGCCCCGCTCGGAACGCAAGGCGGCCTCTCGGCGGTTATTGCCGATGGCAAGCGGGCCATGACGGTGCGCGTCAACGATGTGGTCGGTGTCGCCGGCTTCGCACTACCCGGCAACTACGTCGATGTAATGGTCAACGCGCAGCTGGACAAGGAAGGCCGAACAGGAGAAGGCAAGCAGATCAGCAAGACCGTGCTGGAACATGTCCTGGTGTTGGCGGTTGCGCAGGAGGCGGGACGTGACGATACCAAACCGAAGGTGGTCAATGCCGTCACGCTGGAACTCACCCTGGAAGATGCGGAAAGGCTTGACCTGGCGCGCAACGTCGGCACCTTGTCCCTGGTGCTGCGCAATCAGGTGGACAAGCTGCCGGTCACGACCGCTGGTGTCACCAAGAAACAACTGTTCGGCGACAACGAAGAACCCATCGCCAAGGTGGCAGATCGCAAGCCGGTCGTCAAGGTAGTGCAGCGCAGACCCATGTCGGTGGCCTATACGCCAACCAGAGCCTGCGTCGAGGTGATCCAGAACAACACGCGTGCGCTTAATTGTTTCTAG
- a CDS encoding A24 family peptidase, whose amino-acid sequence MSDSEFSAVLDLLAMLFFSWRICILAFLLTAAAVYDYRFQRIPNWLVLSGALFGVIYNTVLPPSPHDTILFPLTGLGLGLLLFLPLYLIHAMGAGDVKLLAMVGAILGPGDTFRAALATMIVGGVLAILFVLVRGKALRMLQNLVSLFQLGFLSVARGSKPDLQIEAGMSAGRLPYGVPIALGTIGYLVLRQLGFL is encoded by the coding sequence ATGTCTGACTCGGAATTCTCGGCAGTGCTTGACTTGCTCGCCATGCTGTTTTTCAGCTGGCGCATCTGCATTCTTGCATTCCTGCTTACTGCCGCAGCCGTCTACGATTACCGGTTCCAGCGCATCCCCAACTGGCTGGTGCTATCCGGCGCACTGTTCGGTGTGATTTACAACACCGTACTGCCACCGTCTCCTCACGACACTATCCTTTTCCCGCTGACCGGCCTCGGGCTGGGCCTGCTGCTGTTCCTTCCGCTTTATCTCATCCATGCCATGGGCGCCGGCGATGTGAAGCTGCTCGCCATGGTCGGGGCAATCCTGGGGCCCGGGGATACATTCCGCGCCGCACTGGCCACCATGATCGTCGGTGGCGTGCTGGCCATCCTGTTCGTCCTGGTGCGGGGCAAGGCGTTGCGGATGTTGCAAAACCTGGTTTCGCTCTTTCAGCTCGGCTTTCTCAGCGTTGCACGAGGTTCGAAACCTGATCTGCAAATTGAAGCAGGCATGTCGGCGGGCAGACTGCCTTACGGAGTTCCCATTGCGCTGGGCACTATCGGTTACCTGGTATTGCGCCAGCTGGGCTTTTTATAG
- a CDS encoding type II and III secretion system protein family protein — protein MNKNDLVSAILATLVCTSSSFAAAKRIDNPPPPPTAALKHCTSVTVDDATHVVLGKSTVVKLSTPVIRMVVGGQSSGRAGKPVEAAEDKNAPPGQRPATRNPDGIADVEMMLLSPTELYFLGKRAGSMNVVLQSADGRCLVKDVIVTIDPGTLQAKLSELMPEETGVRVRGAENALVLIGKVSNAAKLDDIMSLATSYGDGKRVVNLLRTGNPQQVMLEVKIAEVSKTLLDKLGASVAYSTRSSGGTTYSLLSSFLSEGGGLIEALKAGKFKVNIDGQKDDGLVRILAEPNIMAISGQQASFLSGGKIFIPVSQSGSTGFGSVPTITLEEKEFGIGVKFTPTVLDGSRVNLKMVSEVSDLSEVGSPFATVNGVTSVLPSFTVRRADTTVQLNDGQSFVVAGLIKNNAAETIKRFPGLGEIPIIGALFRSSEFKKDQTELMFVITPRLVKPLPEAPTLPTDNHVEPSRSDVYFKGSLEGSTPPPAPAPAAPAPPVSVPAPEAPAAEIK, from the coding sequence GTGAATAAGAACGACCTTGTCAGCGCAATACTTGCCACGCTGGTTTGCACCAGCTCATCATTCGCGGCGGCAAAAAGGATCGACAATCCGCCACCTCCGCCAACCGCAGCGCTGAAACACTGCACTTCGGTCACGGTCGATGATGCCACCCATGTCGTGCTCGGCAAATCCACCGTGGTCAAGCTCAGTACTCCGGTCATCCGCATGGTGGTCGGTGGCCAGTCATCCGGCAGGGCGGGCAAGCCCGTTGAAGCCGCCGAGGACAAGAACGCACCGCCCGGCCAGCGCCCGGCAACGCGAAATCCTGACGGCATCGCCGACGTGGAGATGATGTTGCTGAGTCCGACAGAACTGTACTTCCTCGGCAAGCGGGCCGGTTCGATGAACGTGGTATTACAGAGTGCCGACGGCCGCTGTCTGGTCAAGGACGTGATCGTCACCATCGACCCGGGCACGCTGCAAGCCAAGCTGTCCGAATTGATGCCGGAAGAAACCGGCGTCAGGGTGAGGGGGGCGGAAAACGCACTGGTGCTGATCGGCAAAGTCAGCAACGCGGCCAAACTCGATGACATTATGAGCCTGGCAACCTCCTACGGCGATGGCAAGAGGGTGGTCAACCTGCTGCGCACCGGGAATCCGCAACAGGTAATGCTGGAAGTGAAAATTGCCGAAGTCAGCAAGACCTTGCTCGACAAACTGGGAGCAAGTGTCGCTTATAGCACTCGGTCAAGTGGTGGAACCACCTATTCTCTACTGTCCAGCTTCCTCAGCGAAGGCGGCGGCTTGATCGAGGCGCTAAAAGCCGGCAAGTTCAAAGTAAATATCGACGGTCAAAAAGATGATGGTCTGGTGCGGATACTGGCGGAACCGAATATCATGGCGATCAGTGGTCAGCAGGCCAGCTTCCTGTCGGGCGGCAAAATCTTCATTCCGGTGTCACAATCCGGCAGCACCGGTTTTGGTAGTGTCCCCACGATTACGTTGGAAGAAAAAGAGTTCGGCATCGGCGTGAAGTTCACGCCGACCGTGCTGGACGGTTCCCGAGTCAATCTGAAGATGGTGTCCGAAGTTTCGGATCTGTCGGAAGTCGGCTCGCCGTTCGCTACGGTAAATGGCGTCACATCGGTACTGCCGTCATTTACCGTGCGTCGGGCCGATACTACCGTGCAGCTCAACGATGGGCAGAGTTTCGTCGTTGCCGGTTTGATCAAGAACAACGCCGCCGAAACCATCAAGCGCTTTCCCGGCCTGGGTGAGATACCGATCATTGGTGCGCTGTTCCGTAGTTCCGAGTTCAAGAAGGATCAAACGGAATTGATGTTTGTAATCACGCCGCGTCTGGTCAAACCGCTGCCGGAAGCACCCACATTGCCGACGGATAACCATGTTGAACCCAGCCGTAGTGATGTTTACTTCAAGGGCAGTCTGGAAGGCTCCACGCCGCCGCCAGCGCCGGCTCCAGCTGCCCCTGCCCCCCCAGTTTCAGTCCCAGCCCCTGAAGCTCCCGCAGCTGAAATCAAGTAA